The Triticum aestivum cultivar Chinese Spring unplaced genomic scaffold, IWGSC CS RefSeq v2.1 scaffold229295, whole genome shotgun sequence genomic sequence CTACTACTTACATCATCGAAGCTTGTGTAGAAGCCAGTCTCAATGTCGGAGTCGCTCATGTAATCATTGCCGGAGATGGCGATGAGCGCGACGGAGTGGTGAAGCTGATGTGTTGAGATGACCCCATCCTTGACAAGCCtcttgaaagtttgaacttgtgcGGCAAGTGTCGGCACCTTCTTGGTCTTCACCTTGAAGACACCAGCGCCACCagaagcaaaggtcatgccagatgaGTCACAAGATTGATCTTCTGTGAGCTCGTACGCTGGAGGGGCTTCATGGAGACCCAACATCCTTGCTGCAAGGACAAGGCAGTAGATAGGAATGATTATTTTGGATGCACCTAGATGTATAATAAAATTCTCTAGCTAACCAAATacttgaataatatttgaatacaCGTACCTATAAAATCTGATTGCATCCTGTAGTTGGAGAAGCGCCCGGTCAAAACAGGAGACGTAGAATAATGAGAGTTGAGATAGGAGCCGTAGGGGTAGCTCCATTGGCGCGATGTCTTTTCACCGGTGATGTTGGGACGGTTGCCGTTGTCGACAAAGTCGTCGCCGAAGACGAACATGCTGGACCATTGGTTCCTCGACCCCTGGGCAGAAGGTGTGCCTCGGGCCTCCACGCGAGCAGCTGTAACATAGATCGATCATGT encodes the following:
- the LOC123172954 gene encoding GDSL esterase/lipase At3g09930-like; amino-acid sequence: MKLPPAVVCLLLILVCFDAARVEARGTPSAQGSRNQWSSMFVFGDDFVDNGNRPNITGEKTSRQWSYPYGSYLNSHYSTSPVLTGRFSNYRMQSDFIARMLGLHEAPPAYELTEDQSCDSSGMTFASGGAGVFKVKTKKVPTLAAQVQTFKRLVKDGVISTHQLHHSVALIAISGNDYMSDSDIETGFYTSFDDLDTYVGNVATEILDNVAQLQMLGVRKVLVNNLHPIGCTPLHTSSNN